The Synchiropus splendidus isolate RoL2022-P1 chromosome 8, RoL_Sspl_1.0, whole genome shotgun sequence genome has a window encoding:
- the sertad3 gene encoding SERTA domain-containing protein 3, with protein sequence MIMKGQKRKLPQDELEDMERCASLENQRQFIFSVSLNKYQQSQELPEPSLRRSVLIANTLRQVSMEPCSSQDVPVLAELDQAGTPSGAPAWEHQTGAAHSGSAASCPTTEPEEDWESMSSDPDLSITAAISSIITALECSTEPSAAPRTPLRSLENLELPPEIKYGMRLNGTWDREEETSVEALKSSYLHDVTMEDLFQDIDTSLLERDMGVLGLRGSSSGDDLLMYLPTFPASSQPTKCLPSFSSFASPSFSSPSFSAPPSFSGQSPLREALDLDHLMEILVES encoded by the coding sequence ATGATCATGAAGGGACAGAAGCGCAAGCTCCCTCAGGACGAGCTGGAGGACATGGAACGCTGCGCCTCGTTGGAGAACCAGCGGCAGTTCATCTTCTCCGTGTCCCTGAACAAGTACCAGCAGAGCCAGGAGCTGCCCGAGCCCAGCCTGCGGCGGTCGGTGCTCATTGCCAACACCCTGAGACAGGTCAGCATGGAGCCCTGCAGCTCGCAGGACGTGCCGGTCCTGGCTGAACTCGACCAGGCTGGAACACCTTCAGGGGCGCCGGCTTGGGAGCATCAGACCGGAGCGGCCCACTCAGGCTCTGCAGCCAGCTGCCCCACCACTGAGCCTGAAGAAGACTGGGAGTCCATGTCCAGCGATCCGGACCTGTCCATCACGGCCGCCATCTCTTCCATCATCACTGCACTGGAGTGTAGCACCGAGCCCTCTGCTGCTCCACGAACCCCCCTGAGGTCTTTGGAGAACCTGGAGCTGCCTCCAGAGATCAAATATGGCATGAGGCTTAACGGGACTTGGGATCGTGAGGAGGAGACCAGCGTGGAGGCGCTGAAGTCTAGCTACCTCCACGATGTTACCATGGAGGATCTGTTCCAGGACATCGACACGTCCCTGCTGGAGAGAGACATGGGGGTTTTGGGTTTGAGGGGCAGCAGCTCGGGAGACGACCTCCTCATGTACCTTCCCACGTTCCCAGCTTCTTCCCAGCCCACCAAGTGCCTTCCGTCCTTCTCCTCCTTTGCGTCACCGTCGTTCTCCTCCCCGTCCTTCTCTGCGCCGCCGTCCTTCTCGGGCCAGAGTCCTCTGAGGGAGGCGCTGGATCTGGACCACCTGATGGAGATTCTGGTGGAGTCTTGA